A region from the Desulfomarina profundi genome encodes:
- the flhA gene encoding flagellar biosynthesis protein FlhA → MELTTVQNRLANLPIRQLLGRSDIIASLGLVSILMIMIIPLPSIVLDLFLSMNITIALLILIISLYTVKAIDFSIFPSILLTSTLFRLALNVASTRLILLHGDEGPGAAGSVIQSFGQFVVGGNYVVGIVIFAILVLINFMVITKGAGRVAEVAARFTLDAMPGKQMAIDADLNAGLINEDEARSRREEISNEANFHGAMDGASKFVKGDAIAGIIITLINIGAGFVIGVVQKGMPMAEAAANYTILTVGDGLVGQIPALIISTAAGLLVTRSTGEKDFGSDLKKQFSRNGVALWVVSAILLVFAFIPGLPFFPFLILSLAMAALAFQVDKAKLAEEEQVEEPIEEAVAAQEENYEEMLNVDLLQLEVGYGLIPFVDSAQDGELLNRIQSIRKQFAMNIGFIVPPVHIKDNLQLSPNQYTFSLKGVKIAEAEMLPGHYMAMDPGMVTEKIQGIATTEPAFGLPAIWITEDKKDRAQIAGYTVVDCTTVMATHISEIIKQHAHELIGRQEVQGLLDNLAKSYPKLVEELVPTIVSLGTIMRVLQNLLKENVSIRDLRTILETLADWGGVTQNPEVLTEYVRHALARTISSELAVDGVIPVITLAKPVEEAIQNAVQHNETGSYLAIDPAIAQNILDSIGQAITLFDGSTRPTLLVAPQIRPHVRSLTERYYPALTVLSHNEIIPSLKVRSLGTVTLDAS, encoded by the coding sequence ATGGAGCTGACCACGGTACAGAACAGACTGGCAAACCTGCCTATCAGGCAGCTGCTTGGAAGAAGTGATATTATTGCTTCCCTGGGCCTTGTTTCCATTCTGATGATCATGATCATCCCTCTCCCATCCATAGTGCTGGATCTTTTCCTTTCCATGAACATTACCATTGCCCTGCTGATCCTCATCATCAGCCTCTATACTGTCAAGGCTATTGATTTTTCTATTTTTCCCTCAATTCTTCTCACTTCGACTCTTTTTCGTCTGGCGCTCAACGTTGCCTCCACGCGTCTGATACTTCTGCATGGTGATGAAGGACCGGGAGCTGCCGGCTCTGTCATACAGTCATTCGGCCAGTTTGTTGTCGGGGGAAATTATGTGGTCGGTATCGTTATTTTTGCCATACTTGTCCTGATCAATTTCATGGTCATCACCAAAGGTGCCGGTCGGGTAGCTGAAGTTGCCGCCCGTTTTACCCTGGATGCAATGCCGGGGAAACAAATGGCCATCGACGCTGACCTGAATGCCGGCCTCATCAACGAAGACGAGGCCAGAAGTCGAAGGGAGGAAATTTCCAACGAAGCAAATTTTCATGGGGCCATGGATGGTGCCTCAAAATTTGTCAAGGGCGATGCCATTGCCGGTATCATTATCACCCTCATTAATATCGGTGCAGGTTTTGTTATTGGTGTTGTGCAGAAAGGTATGCCCATGGCTGAAGCTGCTGCGAACTATACTATTCTCACTGTCGGGGACGGCCTTGTCGGCCAGATTCCTGCCCTGATAATCTCAACAGCCGCCGGTCTCCTTGTAACCCGTTCCACCGGAGAAAAGGACTTCGGCAGTGATCTGAAGAAACAGTTCTCAAGAAACGGGGTTGCCTTGTGGGTTGTCTCGGCAATCCTTCTCGTTTTTGCTTTTATTCCCGGCCTGCCCTTTTTCCCTTTTCTCATCCTTTCCCTGGCCATGGCTGCTCTCGCTTTCCAGGTGGACAAAGCGAAACTTGCCGAAGAGGAGCAGGTTGAAGAACCGATTGAAGAAGCAGTTGCAGCCCAGGAAGAGAACTACGAAGAGATGCTCAATGTGGACCTGCTGCAGCTTGAAGTTGGTTATGGACTCATTCCATTTGTCGATTCAGCCCAGGATGGTGAACTGCTCAACAGAATTCAGTCAATCCGCAAACAGTTTGCCATGAATATCGGTTTTATTGTTCCTCCGGTTCATATCAAGGATAACCTGCAGCTTTCACCCAACCAGTACACTTTCTCCCTCAAGGGTGTCAAGATTGCTGAAGCCGAGATGCTTCCTGGACATTATATGGCTATGGACCCGGGAATGGTAACTGAAAAAATCCAGGGCATCGCCACAACCGAACCAGCCTTTGGGCTGCCTGCCATCTGGATTACAGAAGACAAAAAAGACCGGGCTCAGATTGCGGGGTACACCGTTGTTGACTGTACAACCGTAATGGCAACCCATATCAGCGAGATTATAAAACAGCACGCCCATGAACTTATCGGCAGGCAGGAGGTACAGGGCCTTCTCGACAACCTGGCTAAATCCTATCCGAAACTGGTTGAGGAGCTTGTACCGACAATCGTCTCACTGGGCACGATCATGCGCGTTCTTCAGAACCTGCTCAAGGAAAATGTATCCATCCGTGATCTGCGAACGATTCTCGAGACCCTTGCAGACTGGGGCGGTGTAACCCAGAATCCGGAAGTCCTCACTGAATATGTGAGACACGCCCTTGCCAGAACAATCAGCAGTGAACTTGCAGTGGACGGTGTTATTCCTGTTATAACCCTGGCAAAACCTGTTGAGGAAGCAATTCAGAATGCGGTTCAGCACAATGAGACCGGTAGCTATCTTGCCATCGATCCGGCAATCGCCCAGAATATTCTCGATTCCATAGGGCAGGCCATCACACTTTTTGATGGTTCAACACGGCCGACCCTGCTGGTAGCACCTCAGATCAGGCCACATGTTCGCAGTTTAACCGAGCGCTACTATCCAGCACTCACGGTTCTTTCCCATAACGAGATCATACCCAGCCTGAAGGTCAGATCTCTTGGTACGGTGACTCTGGATGCAAGTTAA
- the flhB gene encoding flagellar biosynthesis protein FlhB, translating into MAEESPTGGERTEAPSSKRREDFRKKGQVAQSKEVQTAALFSILLLFWLFYLPLFWKELVRFLTSLWNISGEYTLTSTSAYNLALFLIQKAGLLLAPLFLLVLIIGFFSSFFQIGWLVTAKPLVPDFSKLDPISGFGRFFSKKSLVEVIKSLTKVILVGWAAYSTVLANFDQALVLTHASVGATLLYLARIAALILAKVCAILIFIAFLDFLYVRWEMEEKMKMTKQEVKEEFKESEGDPHIKAQIRAIQQEMARKRMMAEVPDADVIVTNPTHLSVAVRYDSKEMDAPVVIAKGADFIAMKIREIAREHEIPIIENPPVARLLHDLDIGESIPEDLFKVVAEILAHVYSLKGKTV; encoded by the coding sequence CCCCTTCATCGAAACGCCGGGAAGATTTCAGGAAAAAAGGACAGGTTGCGCAAAGTAAAGAAGTGCAGACGGCTGCCCTGTTTTCGATTCTGCTACTTTTCTGGCTCTTCTACCTGCCTCTTTTCTGGAAGGAGCTTGTGCGTTTTCTCACCTCTCTCTGGAATATTTCAGGTGAATACACTCTCACTTCAACTTCCGCTTACAACCTTGCCCTGTTCCTTATCCAGAAAGCTGGACTCCTTTTGGCCCCTCTCTTTCTGCTGGTACTGATAATTGGTTTTTTTTCCAGTTTTTTTCAGATCGGCTGGCTTGTCACTGCCAAGCCTCTTGTTCCCGATTTTTCCAAACTTGATCCGATATCAGGTTTTGGCCGATTTTTTTCAAAAAAATCTTTAGTTGAAGTGATTAAATCTTTAACCAAAGTCATTCTTGTCGGCTGGGCTGCCTATTCCACTGTGCTCGCCAATTTTGACCAGGCCCTGGTACTTACCCATGCCTCTGTCGGAGCAACACTTCTTTATCTGGCAAGGATTGCAGCTCTTATACTCGCCAAAGTCTGTGCTATTCTCATTTTTATCGCATTTCTTGATTTTCTTTATGTTCGCTGGGAAATGGAAGAAAAAATGAAAATGACCAAACAGGAAGTAAAGGAAGAATTCAAGGAAAGTGAAGGAGATCCTCACATCAAGGCCCAGATCAGGGCTATCCAGCAGGAAATGGCACGCAAACGAATGATGGCCGAAGTACCTGATGCAGATGTTATCGTCACTAATCCGACCCATCTTTCCGTAGCTGTCCGCTACGACTCAAAGGAAATGGATGCTCCTGTTGTGATTGCTAAAGGTGCTGATTTTATCGCCATGAAAATCCGGGAAATTGCCAGGGAGCATGAAATTCCCATCATTGAAAACCCACCAGTGGCGCGATTATTGCATGACCTGGATATAGGTGAATCAATACCTGAGGATTTATTTAAAGTAGTGGCTGAAATACTGGCCCACGTTTATTCACTCAAAGGAAAAACGGTGTAA